A single genomic interval of Physeter macrocephalus isolate SW-GA chromosome 5, ASM283717v5, whole genome shotgun sequence harbors:
- the COBL gene encoding protein cordon-bleu isoform X7: MTGQFQKTLAELDEELEEIEESYETDSSFLTNCVHSMSGRCLQGTVIPDGDTEAIPVTFIGEVLDDPVDSGAFTNRNNNAGSFDAGSAASKKAQLPPCQAKHSPQHGQRRAAGPGSPAPSQDPAREIRVASTNTWKDVSPSELAPKATPASTLHTHDLNAKEEGKAAGSAHGGRALATRRVSAQPGKEKEGDDTNDVWAPLPRYRGQHPGGSYGLKYGLTTYKIVPPKSEMKCYDRGASLSTGAIKIDELGNLVSPHTNAGRTIVPTSPALEAEAPPIGKVKEFWRSNSIEKHSSRPTEGAKRTSAPTTPTNPQPQESRLRAEPTSPDPKAASPRPQSPHPEDGRPLEEGRSWPLPAAACPLKVPAANTAEVPFLKPQRRTSSQYVASAIAKRIGTPKVHTDVERKPDDAQKTCEGRAPEPTGRPPTMKDGTTPSLSPETGMRHTGDEWAAGAAPGGQVSSPSGELSAQDGPAGTHRTSHGPLITAAQRAQASVGQSCGLSGKQSLGKHGSSSASDPRCQPAGTSPPPPRSGGGQTPGSALLNGSSWVSVHKEPLHSPRVADASSHAGREPAEWEEKPGFSSTDVPEADGTLPASIFGPKKKFRPVVQRPAPKDTSLHSTLMEAIHSAGGKDRLRKTPEPGSEGGPKKPCYTEADSERSALLAAIRGHSGTCSLRKVTSSASEELQSLRDAVLSAHGAEPPGLEELGIQSPPALPPPPPPPPPPVTQAPTVSRTASRSSSGPLSNPVDARQALMDAIRSGTGAARLRKVRMRDCACALPWARARQKNAPGQTRARRGGKSLPNSLLGGREGSGALLTPERVSTTQRQHL; this comes from the exons ATGACTGGCCAGTTCCAGAAAACCCTTGCAGAACTGGACGAAGAGCTGGAAG AAATCGAAGAAAGCTATGAAACCGACTCGAGCTTCCTCACCAACTGCGTACACAGCATGTCCGGTCGCTGCCTGCAAGGCACCGTCATCCCCGACGGCGATACCGAGGCAATCCCGGTGACATTCATAGGGGAGGTTCTCGATGATCCCGTGGACTCGGGGGCATTTACCAACAGAAACAACAACGCTGGCTCTTTCGACGCCGGGAGCGCGGCCAGCAAGAAGGCCCAGCTGCCGCCGTGCCAGGCCAAGCACAGCCCGCAGCACGGGCAGAGGAGGGCGGCGGGGCCGGGCTCACCCGCTCCTTCCCAGGACCCTGCGAGAGAAATCAGGGTGGCCTCGACCAACACCTGGAAGGATGTGAGTCCCAGTGAACTGGCGCCCAAGGCAACTCCTGCTTCAACGCTTCACACGCACGACCTGAACGCAAAGGAGGAAGGCAAGGCGGCCGGCTCTGCTCATGGCGGGAGGGCCCTGGCCACCAGGAGGGTGAGCGCGCAgccagggaaggaaaaggaaggagacgATACAAATGACGTCTGGGCACCCCTGCCGCGGTATCGCGGCCAACACCCAGGGGGGAGTTACGGGCTTAAATATGGCCTCACAACGTATAAAATCGTCCCTCCAAAGTCAGAGATGAAGTGTTATGACCGGGGAGCATCCCTCTCCACGGGTGCCATCAAGATCGACGAGCTAGGCAACCTGGTGAGTCCCCACACGAATGCCGGCAGGACCATAGTCCCGACCTCACCCGCTCTGGAAGCAGAAGCCCCGCCCATTGGAAAAGTCAAAGAATTCTGGAGGTCCAACTCTATAGAAAAACACTCTAGCCGGCCCACAGAGGGGGCCAAGAGGACCTCTGCCCCCACCACGCCCACGAATCCGCAACCTCAAGAAAGCAGACTCAGAGCGGAGCCCACTTCCCCAGACCCCAAAGCGGCATCGCCCCGGCCCCAGTCCCCCCACCCAGAAGATGGGAGACCTCTGGAGGAGGGCAGAAGCTGGCCACTCCCAGCAGCTGCTTGTCCCCTGAAAGTGCCAGCAGCTAACACCGCAGAAGTCCCGTTTCTCAAACCTCAGAGAAGAACATCCAGCCAGTACGTGGCCTCTGCCATTGCCAAGCGGATAGGGACCCCGAAAGTCCACACTGACGTGGAGAGGAAGCCTGATGATGCCCAGAAGACATGTGAAGGCAGAGCGCCAGAGCCAACTGGACGACCTCCCACGATGAAGGATGGTACCACCCCCAGCCTGTCCCCCGAGACAGGCATGCGCCACACTGGGGACGAATGGGCAGCGGGAGCCGCCCCCGGAGGGCAAGTCAGCAGCCCTTCTGGGGAGCTGTCCGCTCAAGATGGCCCCGCTGGCACCCACAGAACTTCCCACGGACCGCTGATCACAGCTGCCCAGAGGGCTCAGGCTTCTGTGGGACAGAGCTGTGGGCTCAGCGGAAAGCAAAGCCTGGGGAAACACGGGAGCAGCTCGGCATCTGATCCCAGGTGCCAGCCGGCCGGCACgagcccccctccccctcgctCAGGAGGGGGCCAGACTCCAGGCAGTGCCCTGCTCAATGGCTCCAGCTGGGTCTCCGTCCACAAAGAGCCTCTCCACTCTCCGAGAGTGGCTGACGCAAGCAGCCACGCTGGACGGGAGCCCGCAGAATGGGAGGAAAAGCCGGGTTTCTCAAGCACGGATGTACCTGAGGCCGATGGTACCCTGCCAGCCAGTATCTTTGGGCCAAAGAAGAAATTCAGACCTGTGGTCCAGAGGCCAGCCCCGAAAGACACATCCCTGCACAGCACCCTGATGGAGGCCATCCACTCGGCGGGAGGCAAGGACAGGCTTCGCAAG ACTCCAGAACCCGGCTCAGAGGGAGGTCCGAAGAAACCATGCTACACAGAGGCAGACAGCGAGCGCTCAGCCCTGCTGGCAGCCATCCGTGGGCACAGTGGCACCTGCAGCCTGAGGAAG GTGACGTCCTCCGCCTCTGAGGAGCTCCAGAGCCTCCGCGATGCCGTCCTGTCTGCACATGGGGCAGAACCCCCGGGGCTAGAAGAGCTTGGGATCCAGTCCCCACCCgccctgccgccgccgccgccgcccccgccccctccagtcACCCAGGCTCCCACCGTATCCCGGACGGCGTCCAGGTCCAGCTCGGGCCCCCTCAGCAACCCAGTGGACGCCAGGCAGGCCCTGATGGACGCCATCCGCTCAGGCACAGGGGCCGCGAGGTTGAGGAAGGTGAGGATGCGTGACTGCGCGTGCGCGCTCCCGTGGGCGAGAGCACGGCAGAAGAACGCCCCTGGGCAGACGCGCGCTCGGCGTGGTGGGAAGTCGCTGCCAAACTCgctcctgggaggcagggagggctccGGTGCACTCCTAACCCCCGAGCGCGTTTCCACCACCCAGAGGCAGCACCTCTGA